One genomic region from Dermacentor variabilis isolate Ectoservices chromosome 6, ASM5094787v1, whole genome shotgun sequence encodes:
- the LOC142585559 gene encoding uncharacterized protein LOC142585559, whose product MRGSMASSKGAAAAFGDIVEVVQGDRIRPKAIYRHRRFRLLTVDSTRYRWRCTVSSCSSRLMTDKFGEKHVLYSFKDHDEDEHRAAEGRRHSHKTFKSEVMKKVGEFLYVPERTVGDIKCWRCRYRSCPGRCRTSLDGEQLLHGPTAHMCQSLSREELARPPHDQPLSSQHTPTDLSQGVKGTSTGASEHQQEQHGDNAAEHAEYLSLHSPDVILCEEYSPRPRASSPAVNVSATKSDGDSRSAHETTSRTAEVAGVPEEDAGPSHCVPSLFGSQKPTSGPGKPSAAATCVEEADMVESLHDDSDNDASDEDEGRPRRGDDEYSEVEGHLRSRLRCGGQTIGSPAKSVQALQIMSTSCACAEQKLRVAIYEQLSTVLRMEAKLLREQMRNEVRKGRLLENQMKKGPSAAE is encoded by the exons ATGCGCGGCTCCATGGCTTCCAGCAAAGGCGCCGCCGCGGCCTTTGGAGACATCGTCGAAGTGGTGCAGGGCGACCGCATCAGACCGAAAGCCATCTACCGCCACCGACGGTTCCGGCTTTTGACTGTGGACTCCACGCGTTATCGGTGGCGCTGTACTGTGTCTAGCTGCTCGTCGCGACTCATGACCGACAAGTTCGGTGAGAAGCACGTGCTGTACAGCTTCAAGGATCACGATGAGGATGAACACCGTGCTGCCGAAGGAAGGAGACACTCCCATAAAACCTTCAAAAGTGAG GTAATGAAAAAGGTCGGCGAATTCCTCTACGTGCCGGAGAGGACAGTCGGAGACATCAAGTGCTGGCGCTGCCGGTACCGCAGCTGCCCCGGACGGTGCCGCACCAGCCTCGACGGCGAACAGCTGCTGCACGGGCCAACGGCACACATGTGCCAGTCACTCTCCCGGGAAGAGCTAGCCAG GCCGCCGCACGACCAACCTCTCTCGAGTCAACACACGCCTACAGATCTAAGCCAGGGTGTGAAAGGGACCAGCACAGGTGCTAGTGAACACCAACAGGAGCAGCACGGAGACAATGCAGCCGAGCATGCAGAATATTTGTCATTGCATAGCCCCGATGTTATCTTGTGTGAAGAGTATTCGCCTCGCCCTCGAGCATCGTCGCCAGCCGTTAATGTGAGTGCCACTAAATCGGATGGGGACAGCAGATCAGCCCACGAGACCACCTCGAGGACCGCAGAAGTAGCTGGAGTACCAGAGGAGGACGCAGGcccatcacattgtgtgccgagCCTATTCGGCAGTCAGAAACCGACCAGCGGACCAGGAAAACCTAGTGCGGCAGCCACGTGTGTCGAGGAAGCCGACATGGTTGAGTCACTTCACGATGACAGCGACAATGACGCATCGGACGAGGACGAAGGACGCCCGAGAAGAGGTGACGACGAATACAGCGAGGTCGAGGGGCATTTGCGTTCACGCTTGAGATGCGGTGGTCAGACCATCGGGAGTCCCGCGAAATCCGTGCAAGCTCTGCAAATTATGTCCACCTCGTGCGCATGCGCCGAGCAGAAGCTCCGAGTAGCTATTTATGAGCAGCTTTCCACCGTGCTAAGAATGGAGGCAAAGTTGCTGAGGGAACAGATGCGCAACGAGGTCCGCAAAGGCAGGCTGCTCGAAAACCAGATGAAGAAAGGGCCCTCTGCGGCAGAGTGA